A genomic stretch from Kribbella amoyensis includes:
- a CDS encoding ABC transporter ATP-binding protein: MTDQKAENAATDGQARPTDGQPAVTVKATERPTTGRAFGPPGGIPGDKSMNFGPSAKRLLRRLRPHRVQVFGVFLLAIGSVGLSVLGPKILGRATDIIFAGAIGKTLPSGVSKEQVIENLRASGNNRFADLVTGIDLVPGVGIDFDALRNVLMLVAGLYVGSFLLSWLQGYILNGVVQQTIFGLRSEVEDKLNRLPLSYFDGAPRGELLSRVTNDIDNISTSLQQTLSQLLTSLLTVIGVVTLMFVVSPLLALIALITIPISMILTAAIAKRSQSRFVAQWRHTGALNAEIEEAFTGHELVKVFGRQKEIEASFAKKNEDLYQASFGAQFISGLIMPSMMFIGNLNYVVIAVIGGLRVASGGMSLGDVQAFIQYSRQFTQPLTQVASMANLLQSGVASAERVFEVLDAKEQVPDDATPEQVTDARGRVEFEHVSFSYDPEKPLITDLSLVAEPGQTVAIVGPTGAGKTTLVNLIMRFYELNGGRITLDGVDITELTRRDLRSRIGMVLQDTWLFGGTIRDNIRYGNLQATEEDMLAAAKATYVDRFVHSLPDGYDTVIDEEGSNVSAGEKQLLTIARAFLADPQLLILDEATSSVDTRTEVLVQRAMAALRSDRTSFVIAHRLSTIRDADLILVMEDGAIVEQGNHQELLATDGAYARLYNAQFAGAVVDIDEEEATLATPAPTPAGGPRP, encoded by the coding sequence ATGACCGACCAGAAAGCGGAGAACGCGGCGACCGACGGACAGGCACGCCCGACGGACGGGCAGCCGGCCGTGACGGTGAAGGCGACCGAGCGGCCGACGACGGGCCGGGCCTTCGGGCCTCCGGGTGGGATCCCGGGGGACAAGTCGATGAACTTCGGCCCGTCGGCGAAGCGGCTGCTGCGGCGGTTGCGGCCGCACCGGGTCCAGGTGTTCGGGGTGTTCCTGCTCGCGATCGGCAGCGTCGGGCTGTCGGTGCTCGGGCCGAAGATCCTCGGTCGCGCCACCGACATCATCTTCGCCGGCGCCATCGGCAAGACGCTGCCGAGCGGCGTGAGCAAGGAGCAGGTGATCGAGAACCTGCGGGCCAGCGGCAACAACCGGTTCGCCGACCTGGTCACCGGAATCGACCTGGTCCCGGGAGTCGGGATCGACTTCGATGCCCTGCGCAACGTCCTGATGCTGGTCGCGGGCCTGTACGTGGGCTCTTTCCTGCTGTCCTGGCTGCAGGGGTACATCCTCAACGGGGTGGTCCAGCAGACGATCTTCGGGCTGCGCTCCGAGGTCGAGGACAAGCTGAACCGGCTGCCGCTCAGCTACTTCGACGGTGCGCCGCGCGGCGAACTGCTCAGCCGGGTGACGAACGACATCGACAACATCTCCACCAGCCTGCAGCAGACCCTGAGCCAGTTGCTCACTTCGCTGCTGACGGTGATCGGGGTGGTGACGCTGATGTTCGTGGTCTCGCCGCTGCTGGCGTTGATCGCGCTGATCACGATCCCGATCTCGATGATCCTCACCGCCGCGATCGCGAAGCGCTCGCAGTCCCGGTTCGTCGCCCAGTGGCGGCACACCGGCGCGCTGAACGCGGAGATCGAGGAGGCGTTCACCGGCCACGAGCTGGTCAAGGTGTTCGGCCGGCAGAAGGAGATCGAGGCCAGCTTCGCGAAGAAGAACGAGGACCTGTACCAGGCGTCGTTCGGCGCGCAGTTCATCTCCGGCCTGATCATGCCGTCGATGATGTTCATCGGGAACCTGAACTACGTCGTGATCGCGGTGATCGGTGGTCTGCGGGTCGCCTCCGGCGGGATGTCGCTCGGCGACGTGCAGGCGTTCATCCAGTACTCCCGGCAGTTCACCCAGCCGCTCACCCAGGTGGCGTCGATGGCGAACCTGCTGCAGTCCGGCGTCGCGTCGGCCGAGCGGGTCTTCGAGGTGCTGGACGCCAAGGAGCAGGTCCCGGACGACGCGACCCCGGAGCAGGTCACCGACGCGCGCGGCCGGGTCGAGTTCGAGCACGTGTCGTTCTCGTACGACCCGGAGAAGCCGCTGATCACCGACCTGAGCCTGGTCGCCGAACCAGGTCAGACGGTCGCGATCGTGGGCCCGACCGGCGCGGGCAAGACCACCCTGGTCAACCTGATCATGCGGTTCTACGAGCTGAACGGCGGCCGGATCACGCTGGACGGCGTCGACATCACCGAGCTCACCCGGCGCGACCTGCGGTCCCGGATCGGGATGGTCCTGCAGGACACCTGGCTGTTCGGCGGGACGATCCGCGACAACATCCGCTACGGCAACCTGCAGGCCACCGAGGAGGACATGCTGGCGGCGGCCAAGGCGACGTACGTGGACCGCTTCGTCCACAGCCTGCCGGACGGGTACGACACGGTGATCGACGAAGAGGGCAGCAACGTCAGCGCCGGCGAGAAGCAGCTGCTGACGATCGCGCGAGCCTTCCTGGCCGACCCGCAGCTGCTGATCCTCGACGAGGCGACGAGCTCGGTCGACACCCGGACCGAGGTCCTGGTCCAGCGCGCGATGGCGGCCCTGCGGTCCGACCGGACCTCCTTCGTGATCGCCCACCGCTTGTCCACCATCCGCGATGCGGATCTCATCCTGGTGATGGAGGACGGCGCGATCGTGGAACAAGGCAACCACCAGGAACTGCTCGCGACAGACGGCGCGTACGCCCGCCTGTACAACGCCCAGTTCGCGGGCGCGGTCGTCGACATCGACGAAGAAGAAGCCACCCTCGCAACCCCGGCCCCAACCCCAGCCGGCGGCCCCCGCCCCTGA
- a CDS encoding TetR/AcrR family transcriptional regulator, producing MSPRATPLPPDERRAAIVEATLPLLEEYGPDVTTRQIAEAAGIAEGTIFRAFGSKDALVDAALRTAFDSAPLLKLLHDIDTTLPLRERMIAGVEASQSRLRAVFKLLFALRVARPPVLRNEDPQDEARRKADADEADRIFADLLRPDADQLSCSPEEAVRRIRMITFSATHPMISGGQTMTAEEIVDFALDGVRHHHSGDR from the coding sequence GTGAGTCCACGTGCCACCCCGCTACCGCCCGACGAGCGCCGCGCCGCGATCGTCGAAGCGACCCTGCCCCTGCTCGAGGAGTACGGACCCGATGTCACCACCCGGCAGATCGCCGAGGCGGCCGGGATCGCCGAGGGCACCATCTTCCGCGCCTTCGGGAGCAAGGACGCGCTGGTCGACGCGGCACTTCGGACGGCGTTCGACTCCGCGCCGCTGCTGAAGCTCCTGCACGACATCGACACCACGCTGCCGCTGCGGGAGCGGATGATCGCCGGGGTCGAGGCCTCGCAGAGCCGGCTCCGGGCCGTCTTCAAGCTGCTGTTCGCGCTGCGGGTGGCCCGGCCGCCGGTGCTCCGCAACGAGGACCCGCAGGACGAGGCCCGGCGGAAGGCCGACGCCGACGAGGCCGACCGGATCTTCGCCGACCTGCTCCGGCCGGACGCGGACCAGCTGTCCTGCTCGCCCGAGGAGGCGGTCCGCCGGATCCGGATGATCACCTTCTCCGCCACCCACCCAATGATTTCCGGCGGCCAGACCATGACCGCCGAGGAGATCGTCGACTTCGCGCTCGACGGTGTCCGACACCACCACTCTGGGGATCGCTGA
- a CDS encoding ABC transporter ATP-binding protein, whose product MTAWTSMYHAMHQQDEKRPFSKATLKRILAFARPHRSLLIAFLVLSVGAAVLAVATPVLAGRVVDAIVNGTDVSTVLWLAGLIAVIAIAEAALGLFTRWLSARIGEGLILDLRTAVFDHVQKMPIAFFTRTRTGALVSRLNNDVIGAQRAFSDTLSGVVSNLVMLVLTLIVMLGVSWQITLLALVILPVFVIPARRMGNRLASLEREAANYNATMSTQMTERFSAPGATLVKLFGRPARESDEFAVRAARVRDIGVRTAMVQWVFVTSLTLVSALALAVVYGLGGFYALRDQLDAGDVVAMALLLTRLYSPLTALASARLEVMTALVSFDRVFEVLDLEPLIKDKPDARTVPAGPVSVEFDKVRFAYPSADKVSLASLEEVAKLDTRGGVEVLHEVSFRAEPGQMIALVGSSGAGKSTIAQLIPRLYDVDAGAVRLAGVDVRDVTAESLRDTLGMVTQDGHLFHDSIRENLLLARPEATEDELWDALTRARLGDLIRSLPDQLETVVGERGYRLSGGERQRLTIARLLLAQPRVVILDEATAALDSTSEAAVQAALGEALAGRTAVVIAHRLSTIRAADLILVIEEGRVIERGTHTVLLAAGGRYEELYRTQFDQPGAASSSAEEVAVGRS is encoded by the coding sequence ATGACCGCGTGGACGTCGATGTACCACGCGATGCACCAACAGGACGAGAAGCGACCCTTCTCGAAGGCGACGCTGAAGCGCATCCTCGCGTTCGCGCGGCCGCACCGGTCGTTGCTGATCGCGTTCCTCGTGCTGAGCGTGGGGGCGGCGGTGCTGGCCGTGGCCACGCCGGTGCTGGCCGGCCGGGTCGTCGACGCGATCGTCAACGGCACCGACGTCAGTACCGTGCTGTGGCTGGCCGGGCTGATCGCGGTGATCGCGATCGCCGAGGCGGCACTCGGCCTCTTCACCCGCTGGCTGTCCGCGCGGATCGGTGAGGGACTCATCCTCGACCTGCGGACCGCGGTGTTCGACCACGTCCAGAAGATGCCGATCGCGTTCTTCACCCGGACCCGGACCGGCGCCCTGGTCTCCCGGCTGAACAACGACGTCATCGGGGCGCAGCGCGCGTTCAGCGACACCCTGTCCGGCGTCGTGAGCAACCTGGTCATGCTCGTCCTCACCCTGATCGTGATGCTGGGGGTGTCCTGGCAGATCACACTGCTCGCGCTCGTCATCCTGCCGGTGTTCGTGATCCCGGCGCGCCGGATGGGCAACCGGCTGGCCTCCCTCGAGCGCGAGGCGGCGAACTACAACGCCACGATGAGCACCCAGATGACCGAGCGGTTCTCCGCTCCCGGCGCGACGCTGGTGAAGCTGTTCGGGCGGCCGGCGCGGGAGTCGGACGAGTTCGCGGTCCGGGCCGCGCGGGTGCGGGACATCGGGGTCCGGACGGCGATGGTGCAGTGGGTCTTCGTCACCTCGCTGACCCTGGTCTCCGCGCTCGCGCTGGCCGTGGTCTACGGGCTCGGCGGCTTCTACGCGCTGCGCGACCAGCTGGACGCGGGCGACGTGGTCGCCATGGCGCTGCTGCTGACCCGGCTGTACTCCCCGCTGACCGCGCTCGCGAGTGCGCGGCTCGAGGTGATGACCGCGCTGGTCAGCTTCGACCGCGTCTTCGAGGTGCTCGACCTGGAGCCGCTGATCAAGGACAAGCCGGACGCGCGGACGGTGCCGGCCGGTCCGGTGTCGGTCGAGTTCGACAAGGTGCGGTTCGCGTACCCGTCGGCCGACAAGGTCTCGCTCGCCTCGCTGGAAGAGGTGGCGAAGCTGGACACCCGCGGCGGTGTCGAGGTCCTGCACGAGGTGTCGTTCCGGGCCGAGCCGGGTCAGATGATCGCGCTGGTCGGATCCTCCGGGGCCGGCAAGTCGACGATCGCCCAGCTCATCCCCCGGCTGTACGACGTGGACGCCGGCGCGGTCCGGCTCGCGGGTGTCGACGTCCGCGACGTGACCGCGGAGTCCCTGCGCGACACGCTCGGGATGGTCACCCAGGACGGGCACCTCTTCCACGACAGCATCCGGGAGAACCTGCTGCTCGCGCGGCCCGAGGCGACCGAGGACGAACTGTGGGACGCCCTCACCCGGGCGCGGCTCGGCGACCTGATCCGCTCGCTGCCCGATCAGCTGGAGACGGTGGTCGGCGAGCGCGGGTACCGGCTGTCCGGTGGTGAGCGGCAGCGGCTGACCATCGCGCGGTTGCTGCTGGCGCAACCGCGGGTGGTGATCCTGGACGAGGCGACCGCGGCGCTGGACTCGACGTCCGAGGCGGCCGTCCAGGCGGCCCTCGGCGAGGCGCTGGCCGGCCGGACCGCTGTGGTGATCGCGCACCGGCTGTCCACGATCCGCGCCGCCGACCTGATCCTGGTGATCGAGGAAGGCCGCGTGATCGAGCGCGGTACGCACACCGTGCTGCTGGCGGCGGGCGGACGGTACGAGGAGCTCTACCGCACGCAGTTCGACCAGCCGGGAGCGGCGTCGTCCTCGGCGGAGGAGGTTGCTGTCGGTCGGTCGTAA
- a CDS encoding ABC transporter ATP-binding protein → MLIRLLRTHLRPYAGNLSMVVVLQLVGTIASLYLPSLNADIIDNGVAKGDTGYILRTGGWMLGVSLVQVLCIFAAVYFGAKTAALFGRDVRAAVFHRVGEFSAREVNRFGAPTLISRSTNDVTQVQMLVVTTCTLLVAAPITMIGGIIAAVNEDVGLSWLVAVAVPLLAASIGLIASRMVPQFRKMQVNVDGVNRVLREQITGIRVVRAFVREPHETERFGEANTNLTDTAIRAGRLMALVFPVVMLILNVSSIAVLWFGASRVESGSMQVGALTAFLSYLIQILFSVMMATFVMIMVPRAAVCADRISEVLDTESSVRPPVTPIRELTGRGELAFEYAEFQYPGAAEPVLRDLSFTASAGQTTAIIGSTGAGKTTLLSLVPRLFDTTGGQVLVNGTDVREIEPEMLWERIGLVPQRPYLFSGTVASNLRYGNPDATDEELWEALEIAQGKDFVEAMPAGLEAPISQGGTNVSGGQRQRLAIARALVRKPEIYLFDDSFSALDLSTDARLRAALAPVTADACVVIVAQRVSTIIGADQILVLEDGAIVGRGTHDELLETCPTYVEIVESQRSAEEAA, encoded by the coding sequence ATGCTCATTCGCCTGTTGCGTACGCACCTGCGTCCGTACGCCGGCAACCTGTCCATGGTGGTCGTCCTGCAACTCGTCGGGACGATCGCCTCGCTCTACCTGCCCAGCCTGAACGCCGACATCATCGACAACGGTGTGGCCAAGGGCGACACCGGCTACATCCTCCGCACCGGCGGCTGGATGCTCGGGGTCAGCCTGGTCCAGGTCCTCTGCATCTTCGCCGCCGTGTACTTCGGCGCCAAGACGGCCGCGCTGTTCGGGCGCGACGTCCGGGCCGCGGTGTTCCACCGGGTCGGGGAGTTCTCCGCCCGCGAGGTGAACCGCTTCGGCGCACCGACGCTGATCTCGCGCAGCACCAACGACGTCACCCAGGTCCAGATGCTGGTGGTCACCACCTGCACCCTGCTGGTGGCCGCACCGATCACGATGATCGGCGGCATCATCGCCGCGGTCAACGAGGACGTCGGGCTGTCCTGGCTGGTCGCCGTCGCCGTCCCGTTGCTGGCGGCCTCGATCGGGCTGATCGCCAGCCGGATGGTGCCGCAGTTCCGCAAGATGCAGGTCAACGTCGACGGCGTGAACCGGGTCCTGCGCGAGCAGATCACCGGGATCCGGGTGGTCCGCGCGTTCGTCCGCGAGCCGCACGAGACCGAGCGGTTCGGCGAGGCGAACACGAACCTGACCGACACCGCGATCCGGGCCGGCCGGCTGATGGCGCTGGTGTTCCCGGTGGTGATGCTGATCCTGAACGTGTCGAGCATCGCGGTGCTCTGGTTCGGCGCCTCCCGGGTGGAGAGCGGGTCGATGCAGGTGGGCGCGCTGACCGCGTTCCTCAGCTACCTGATCCAGATCCTGTTCTCGGTGATGATGGCGACGTTCGTGATGATCATGGTGCCCCGCGCCGCTGTGTGTGCCGACCGGATCAGCGAGGTCCTCGACACCGAGTCCTCGGTCCGGCCGCCGGTCACCCCGATCCGCGAGCTCACCGGCCGTGGCGAGCTGGCCTTCGAGTACGCCGAGTTCCAGTACCCGGGCGCGGCCGAGCCGGTCCTGCGGGACCTCAGCTTCACCGCGTCGGCCGGGCAGACGACCGCGATCATCGGCAGCACCGGCGCGGGCAAGACCACGCTCCTGTCGCTGGTACCGCGGTTGTTCGACACCACCGGCGGCCAGGTCCTGGTGAACGGTACCGATGTCCGCGAGATCGAGCCGGAGATGCTGTGGGAGCGGATCGGCCTGGTGCCACAGCGTCCGTACCTGTTCTCCGGCACGGTCGCCAGCAACCTGCGCTACGGCAACCCGGATGCCACCGACGAGGAGCTCTGGGAGGCCCTGGAGATTGCCCAGGGCAAGGACTTCGTCGAGGCGATGCCGGCCGGCCTGGAAGCGCCGATCAGCCAGGGTGGTACGAACGTGTCCGGCGGTCAGCGGCAACGGCTCGCGATCGCCCGGGCGCTGGTCCGCAAACCGGAGATCTACCTGTTCGACGACTCGTTCTCGGCGCTCGACCTGTCCACGGACGCCCGGCTCCGGGCGGCGCTCGCACCGGTCACCGCCGACGCGTGTGTGGTGATCGTGGCCCAGCGGGTCTCCACGATCATCGGCGCCGACCAGATCCTGGTCCTCGAGGACGGCGCGATCGTCGGCCGCGGTACCCATGACGAACTGCTCGAGACCTGTCCCACGTACGTCGAGATCGTCGAGTCCCAGCGGTCCGCGGAGGAAGCAGCATGA
- a CDS encoding TetR/AcrR family transcriptional regulator — MNQDYSGSGDPARSLELLWGLQARPTRGPKPALTVDRVVGAAVKIADAEGLSAMSMRRVADELGVGAMTLYRYVPGKGELLDVMLDSAYAEMPRRTVEGDWRARLDEVARENREVYLRHPWMLYVATSRPPLGPGVMAKYEYELAAVEGIGLSDVEMDAAVALVNGYVHGAVRSAVDAKQVIQSSGITDRQWWETHEPLLDRIGDAREFPLASRVGTTVGQEFGAPYDSEHAFEFGLARVLDGIAALLAER; from the coding sequence GTGAACCAGGACTACAGCGGCAGCGGCGATCCGGCGAGGAGCCTCGAGTTGCTCTGGGGACTCCAGGCCCGCCCCACCCGTGGCCCGAAGCCGGCGCTCACCGTCGACCGCGTCGTCGGCGCCGCCGTGAAGATCGCGGACGCCGAGGGTCTCTCCGCGATGTCGATGCGCCGCGTCGCCGACGAACTCGGGGTCGGCGCGATGACGTTGTACCGCTACGTCCCCGGCAAGGGCGAGCTCCTCGACGTGATGCTCGACAGCGCGTACGCCGAGATGCCGCGCCGCACCGTCGAGGGTGATTGGCGGGCTCGCCTCGACGAGGTGGCCAGGGAGAACCGCGAGGTCTATCTGCGGCATCCGTGGATGTTGTACGTCGCGACGAGCCGGCCGCCGCTCGGCCCGGGGGTGATGGCCAAGTACGAGTACGAGCTGGCCGCGGTCGAGGGGATCGGGCTGTCCGACGTCGAGATGGACGCCGCGGTCGCGTTGGTCAACGGGTACGTGCACGGGGCGGTCCGCAGCGCCGTCGACGCGAAGCAGGTGATCCAGTCGTCGGGGATCACGGACCGGCAGTGGTGGGAGACGCACGAGCCGCTGCTCGACAGGATCGGCGACGCCCGGGAGTTCCCGCTCGCGTCGCGGGTCGGGACCACGGTCGGCCAGGAGTTCGGCGCGCCGTACGACTCAGAGCACGCTTTCGAGTTCGGCCTGGCCCGGGTGCTGGACGGGATCGCGGCACTGCTCGCGGAACGCTGA